In the Leptolyngbya sp. SIO1E4 genome, one interval contains:
- a CDS encoding DUF502 domain-containing protein, whose protein sequence is MLQKLKQDLKNDLIAGLLVVIPLATTIWLTITVATWVIRFLTRFPKQLNPFTGLPPLLGDMINLAVGFAVPLLSILVIGLMARNIAGRWLLDLGERIVQSIPLAGSVYKTLQQLLQTVFQDSKTRFRRVILVEYPRRGLWAVAFVTGTVATEVKTGIPMLSVFIPTTPNPTSGWYAVVPETDVINLSISIEDAFKVLLSGGIVGPDLAASIPPERIVTRDSESTTNDQPILQLNQPVLE, encoded by the coding sequence GTGCTTCAGAAACTTAAGCAAGACTTGAAAAATGACCTGATTGCGGGCCTGTTGGTGGTAATTCCTCTGGCAACAACCATCTGGCTCACTATCACCGTGGCGACTTGGGTGATTCGGTTCCTTACCCGGTTTCCGAAGCAGCTCAATCCCTTCACTGGGTTACCTCCATTGCTTGGAGACATGATCAATCTGGCAGTAGGCTTTGCGGTGCCACTGCTCAGTATTCTGGTCATCGGGCTGATGGCGCGCAATATTGCAGGTCGCTGGCTGCTGGATCTGGGAGAACGTATTGTCCAGTCAATTCCCCTGGCTGGCTCGGTCTACAAAACCTTGCAGCAGCTCTTGCAGACGGTCTTTCAAGATTCTAAGACCCGTTTTCGGCGGGTTATCCTGGTGGAATACCCGCGCCGGGGGTTGTGGGCTGTCGCATTTGTAACTGGCACGGTAGCCACAGAGGTCAAAACTGGGATACCCATGCTGAGCGTGTTTATCCCCACCACCCCTAACCCAACAAGCGGCTGGTATGCCGTTGTGCCTGAGACCGATGTCATTAACCTCTCTATCTCTATTGAGGATGCCTTCAAGGTGCTACTGTCGGGAGGCATTGTTGGGCCTGATCTGGCGGCTTCGATTCCACCCGAGCGGATTGTGACCCGCGATTCTGAAAGCACAACCAACGACCAGCCTATTCTGCAGCTCAATCAGCCTGTGTTGGAATAG